Proteins encoded together in one Thalassotalea crassostreae window:
- a CDS encoding alpha/beta hydrolase, with product MSLLSCVEVETHSNPVASVIWLHGLGADGHDFEPIVPVLNLPANLPVRFVFPHSPKIPVTINGGMVMPAWYDILDMSIERKVDATQLVANAKSIHQLIDREIERGVPADKIIIAGFSQGGAVALEAALSYPKALAGLMAMSTYFATKDSVEVSAANASLDTLVMHGSQDPVVPPSLGEQLVNALKQKGFTPAFKSYPMPHAVCQEQIADISAWLQQRLA from the coding sequence ATGTCTTTATTATCTTGTGTTGAAGTAGAAACTCATTCCAATCCAGTTGCGAGTGTTATTTGGTTGCATGGCCTTGGCGCCGATGGCCACGATTTTGAGCCGATTGTGCCGGTTTTGAATTTACCTGCCAACTTACCTGTTCGTTTTGTATTTCCACATTCACCGAAAATCCCAGTAACGATTAATGGTGGTATGGTTATGCCCGCTTGGTATGACATTTTAGATATGAGCATTGAACGCAAAGTAGATGCAACGCAGTTAGTTGCTAACGCGAAGTCAATTCATCAGTTAATTGACCGTGAAATAGAGCGTGGCGTGCCGGCGGATAAAATTATTATTGCAGGCTTTTCACAGGGCGGTGCTGTAGCATTAGAAGCGGCTTTATCTTACCCTAAAGCGCTTGCTGGTTTAATGGCAATGTCGACCTATTTTGCGACCAAAGATAGCGTTGAAGTAAGTGCTGCGAATGCATCCTTAGACACTTTGGTAATGCATGGAAGTCAAGATCCGGTTGTGCCGCCGAGTTTAGGTGAACAGTTAGTTAATGCGTTAAAACAGAAAGGTTTTACTCCAGCATTTAAATCTTACCCAATGCCACATGCCGTCTGTCAGGAACAAATTGCAGACATCTCAGCTTGGTTACAACAGCGTTTAGCTTAG
- a CDS encoding GNAT family N-acetyltransferase, with product MIKISKSTRLTYRLMDENDAELLWQLDQDPLVMKYIKDGELPSMKETLTINIPRMNHYRNPEAGWGIWQVNIAATNEYIGWIIVRPMNIMLGTPELDNMEIGWRFKSHTWGNGYATEAANHICAAFAEQSDVERFCAIAIKENVASVKIMKKMGMSFVKEYVHHDPLGDWPVVYYQMAIKR from the coding sequence ATGATTAAAATTTCCAAATCTACTCGTTTAACCTATCGTCTAATGGATGAAAATGATGCTGAGCTGTTATGGCAATTGGATCAAGATCCGCTAGTAATGAAGTACATCAAAGATGGCGAGTTACCTTCAATGAAAGAAACTCTGACCATCAACATTCCAAGAATGAATCATTATCGAAACCCTGAAGCTGGCTGGGGGATCTGGCAAGTTAATATTGCGGCTACAAATGAATATATTGGTTGGATCATCGTCAGACCGATGAATATTATGCTTGGCACACCTGAATTAGATAATATGGAAATTGGTTGGCGTTTTAAAAGCCATACCTGGGGCAATGGCTATGCTACAGAAGCCGCTAATCACATTTGCGCCGCATTTGCTGAGCAAAGCGATGTTGAACGTTTTTGTGCGATTGCGATCAAAGAAAACGTGGCATCGGTAAAAATTATGAAAAAGATGGGCATGAGCTTTGTTAAAGAATATGTACACCACGATCCGTTAGGTGATTGGCCGGTGGTGTACTATCAAATGGCGATTAAGCGGTAG
- a CDS encoding DUF4097 family beta strand repeat-containing protein, whose amino-acid sequence MNKFTALTTSIAMVFSFNAFADIEETIEKEFTLSGKGQLLVENVNGDVDIESWSQNTVKVTANITADNQEGRDRIKVNMKQSGDRVSVDTEYKNDNSWGNNSNGGSVDYIIMVPQNIDLKDIELVNGALTVKNVSGELQAELVNGSIDATGLASDVEVDSVNGGIELTFDDSVKDVSIDIETVNGGVRLYVPENFGAKVEASTGNGSIKTDFGLKGTKGQYWGTELEGSFGDGSSDIELESVNGSIKILKK is encoded by the coding sequence ATGAATAAATTTACAGCGCTAACAACTAGCATCGCAATGGTATTTAGCTTTAACGCCTTTGCTGATATTGAAGAGACGATTGAAAAAGAGTTCACTCTTTCTGGCAAAGGTCAGTTGCTCGTTGAAAACGTAAACGGTGATGTTGATATCGAATCATGGTCACAAAATACGGTAAAAGTAACGGCTAATATTACCGCCGATAATCAAGAAGGCCGTGACCGTATTAAGGTAAACATGAAGCAATCTGGCGATCGCGTATCAGTAGATACTGAATACAAAAATGACAATAGCTGGGGAAATAACAGCAATGGTGGTAGTGTTGACTACATTATTATGGTGCCGCAAAACATTGATTTAAAAGATATTGAATTGGTAAATGGCGCATTGACAGTAAAAAATGTATCCGGCGAATTGCAAGCCGAACTAGTTAACGGCTCTATTGACGCAACCGGTCTTGCGTCTGATGTTGAAGTTGATTCTGTGAATGGCGGTATTGAGTTAACGTTTGATGATAGCGTAAAAGATGTTTCTATTGATATTGAAACGGTTAACGGCGGCGTTCGTCTATATGTGCCTGAAAACTTTGGCGCAAAAGTTGAAGCAAGCACTGGTAATGGCTCAATCAAAACAGACTTTGGTCTGAAAGGTACTAAGGGTCAATATTGGGGCACAGAGCTTGAAGGTAGCTTTGGTGACGGTAGCTCTGACATTGAACTTGAAAGCGTCAATGGCTCGATTAAAATCTTGAAGAAATAG
- a CDS encoding DUF2960 domain-containing protein, with amino-acid sequence MARQVTYKYKGKRKVIPFSFSKFRDIFEAAAAAEGVDIKSFLAMEQQVEMTSRGQGIMKNFRQKEFARMGFTDLAFVRDEEEQ; translated from the coding sequence ATGGCCCGTCAAGTCACCTACAAATACAAAGGAAAACGCAAAGTTATCCCTTTTTCGTTTTCAAAATTTAGAGATATCTTTGAAGCCGCAGCGGCCGCAGAAGGGGTTGATATAAAGTCTTTCTTAGCGATGGAACAACAAGTCGAAATGACAAGTCGTGGTCAGGGCATAATGAAAAACTTTCGCCAAAAAGAGTTCGCTCGTATGGGCTTTACTGACTTAGCCTTTGTACGTGATGAAGAAGAGCAATAG